One part of the Solanum dulcamara chromosome 8, daSolDulc1.2, whole genome shotgun sequence genome encodes these proteins:
- the LOC129901044 gene encoding protein PHOX1-like: MGKPTGKKKSNVKSKSNAGNVKDGKASSEHKSKAFDEDTVMFIKMSKELKEEGNRFFQKHDHEGAMLKYDKALKLLPRNHIDVAYLHSNMASCYMQMGRSEFPRAINECNLALEVAPKYSKALLKRAKCYESLNRLDLALRDVNHVLSIEPNNLTALDIADKVKKEIEEILKVEEKKLVLPLPLSTNVVKDNMKKKKKKNNKFDRKRMVEIKETKIDEVDEKKAEDKVVVEEKRSVQGEKPVTRTVKLVLEEDIRWAQLPVGCSFRLVRNIVVDRFPNLKGALIKYRDQEGDLVTITTTDELRLAESSVDLQGSLRLYIKEVSPDKEPMYLRVEEDEKSIICRSTIVKKDGHVEEGRELNKGPTCPENWFVQFARLFKNHVGVDCDSYLDLHETGIKLYSEAMEDTVTNEEAEELFDIASAQFQEMAALSLFNWGNVHMSRARKEVFFTEEGSGETVSEQVKSAYEWAEKEYETAEMRYEEALRVKPDFYESLLALGQQQFEQAKLSWYYLIGSKVELGTGTCAEILELYNKAEDSIERGMEMWEEMEEQYLNGLSKYEEYKAQLHKRGLEGILKSSEETKEQTENMRSQIYLLWGTMLYERSVVEFKTGLPTWEECLDVAVEKFELAGASHSDIAVMIKNHCSNETALEGFKVDEIVQAWSEMYDTNRWQTGVPAFRLEPLFRRRVSSLHSILENI; this comes from the exons ATGGGGAAGCCCACTGGGAAGAAGAAAAGTAATGTAAAATCAAAGTCCAATGCTGGAAATGTGAAGGATGGCAAAGCTTCTTCAGAGCATAAATCAAAAGCATTTGATGAGGACACAGTTATGTTTATCAAGATGTCTAAAGAATTGAAGGAAGAAGGGAACAGGTTCTTTCAGAAGCACGATCATGAGGGCGCCATGCTGAAGTATGACAAGGCACTCAAATTGCTTCCTAGGAACCATATTGATGTTGCCTATTTGCATAGCAACATGGCTAGTTGCTATATGCAAATGGGGCGTAGCGAGTTTCCAAGAGCTATAAATGAATGTAACTTGGCACTTGAAGTTGCTCCCAAGTATAGCAAAGCTTTGTTGAAGAGAGCAAAGTGTTATGAATCATTGAATAGACTTGATTTAGCTTTAAGGGATGTGAACCATGTCTTGAGTATTGAACCTAACAATTTGACTGCTTTGGATATTGCAGACAAGgttaaaaaggaaatagaagAAATACTAAAAGTTGAAGAGAAAAAGTTAGTCTTACCCCTTCCACTATCTACCAATGTTGTAAAGGATAacatgaaaaagaagaagaagaagaacaataaaTTTGATAGAAAGAGGATGGTTGAGATTAAGGAAACTAAGATTGATGAAGTCGACGAAAAGAAGGCCGAGGACAAGGTGGTAGTGGAGGAGAAGAGAAGCGTCCAGGGAGAAAAGCCGGTGACAAGAACAGTGAAGTTGGTTCTTGAGGAGGATATAAGATGGGCACAGTTACCAGTTGGTTGCAGTTTTCGACTTGTGAGAAACATAGTTGTAGATCGATTTCCAAATTTGAAGGGAGCACTTATCAAGTACAGGGATCAAGAAGGTGACTTGGTTACTATCACGACTACTGATGAGCTCAGGTTGGCTGAATCATCTGTTGATCTTCAAGGTTCTTTAAGACTCTACATCAAAGAAGTTAGTCCAGATAAAGAACCTATGTATTTGAGGGTTGAAGAAGACGAGAAATCGATCATCTGCAGATCAACTATAGTAAAAAAGGATGGGCACGTGGAGGAGGGGAGGGAACTGAATAAAGGGCCAACTTGCCCTGAGAACTGGTTTGTCCAATTCGCACGGCTATTCAAAAACCATGTTGGAGTTGATTGTGACTCGTATCTGGATCTTCACGAGACAGgaataaaattatattcagAAGCTATGGAGGACACTGTTACAAATGAAGAAGCAGAAGAGCTTTTTGACATTGCTTCAGCTCAGTTCCAAGAGATGGCAGCTTTGTCTTTGTTTAACTGGGGAAATGTACACATGTCTAGAGCAAGAAAAGAAGTATTTTTCACAGAAGAGGGTTCTGGGGAGACAGTTTCGGAGCAGGTTAAATCTGCATATGAATGGGCAGAAAAAGAATATGAAACTGCAGAAATGAGGTATGAAGAAGCTCTTAGAGTCAAGCCAGATTTCTACGAAAGCCTTCTTGCACTCGGTCAGCAGCAGTTTGAACAAGCAAAACTCTCATGGTACTATTTGATAGGGAGTAAAGTTGAGTTAGGGACGGGGACATGTGCAGAGATCTTGGAGCTATATAACAAGGCTGAGGATAGCATCGAAAGAGGGATGGAAATGTGGGAAGAGATGGAAGAACAGTACCTAAATGGACTCTCGAAATATGAGGAATATAAAGCTCAATTGCACAAAAGGGGTTTGGAGGGCATACTTAAATCATCTGAAGAAACTAAAGAGCAGACTGAAAACATGAGGTCTCAGATTTACCTGTTATGGGGAACCATGCTCTATGAACGTTCCGTGGTGGAATTTAAGACAGGATTACCAACCTGGGAAGAATGTCTAGATGTTGCAGTAGAAAAGTTTGAACTAGCTGGAGCATCACATTCTGATATTGCAGTCATGATAAAGAACCACTGTTCCAATGAAACTGCTCTTGAAG GGTTCAAAGTTGATGAGATTGTACAGGCATGGAGTGAGATGTATGATACAAACAGGTGGCAGACTGGGGTGCCAGCTTTCAGGCTAGAACCATTGTTCCGTCGTCGGGTTTCAAGCCTTCATTCTATACTGGAAAATATTTGA